A region of the Lycium barbarum isolate Lr01 chromosome 1, ASM1917538v2, whole genome shotgun sequence genome:
TCACTTTTCTTCATTAACGGCACGCTTAAATTGCACTTTGCGCTTAGAGCCCTAGCAGAAATCAGtgttttatttctcttttttcctTCGAGAACACTGGGCATGTCAATTGCCATTTGCAGTATGATTTCCATTGTGGTGAACCTTCTTGTTTTCTGATTAGGTAACTAAATGCTGATATCAGATTTACCTGTCAATATTGGATGTGGTTGCGCTGAATCTTATGTTTTATTTACGTTCTGTAGGAGTCTCGCGAATACAGGGATTTATTGGGAGCATTTTGGGACAAGGTACTTCTCCCTTTCTCACTCCCTAATTCTTCTTTTGTTTGTGCACCTGTTCCTTCATATTTATTATGTTGTTTTATGGTTGCTACATACAGCTCTCATTGGATGAGGTTAAAAAAGTTGTATCATTGCAAGATATTTCACTAAAGGTAATTTGCTTTCCATGTTCCTGCAGTCTTATGTATGTTTTTCCTTGACTTGGAACTTAAAGTGAGTTCTTTTTGAAATGGAACGTAAAATGAGTTCTTCCGGTTGAAATTTTAACACAGAAATTTGATGATAGTCTGGAATTGACTGAAGGTAGAAGAAACGTCCCTATTCACAGTGCGCAGCAAGACATGTCCCTCCTAATCTGTTCTGATAGATAATGTGAATTTGAAACAAAGAAGATAGAAAACCTGCATGTGTTCCTCCCTTTCTCTACGAGAAATTACAACTTAGTCTCTGTTTCCCATTATTCAGAGATAATTTGCTATAGTCATTGAGCctttccacattcaaactcatTATATGCCTTTGGTGAAGATGTCTTAGGTTTCTTTTGATTTGAACAACTTATATAGAGTTTATACAAATGGAAATTCTGCTAGAAATCTTTTTGAAACTGTTTTTGACTAGCAGAGTTCTTTTGGGCTACTGATAAAAACACTTCTGAAGTGAGTATTGGTCTGTCAAAGACGAGAAAAAGCATAATAGTACATTTCTACCATCCCACACTTTACAGAGTGTTATATCGTGATTGACATATTTCTTTTAGGAAATTTCTGGATCTGTACTTGTTCATGCCTTGTCAACAGCTTTGGGCAAACAAGGGTTTTGGTCTCTTCCTCGTGTTTATGTTAAGGCTGGTTCAAAGTTGCTGGTTAGTCTTCTATTTCCATTTTCTACCAAGCATTATCAAACCAACTGCAAAAGCAACATGATGTAACAGCTAATGATGCTAAATTGGATCAATTTACAGGAAGTCATCCAAGCTAAACCTGCCAGTCTTCCAGTGACCTCCAAGGAATTATTTAGTATCCTTGATGATGCTAGTGAGAGAACATTCTTATGTGCTGGCACAGCTGAGTCAGTGGAAAAATATGTTTTTGATGGAGAAGCTGCCAAAATTGGTTTAGACTCAAAGAATCTGGTTGCTTGCACTAGCTTCCTTTTTGAACAGAAACTGGTAGTTCTATATCTCCTTTGAATCTTTTAATAGTTACTGAGAACTTTCCGGCTTCATGTGTTGAAACTATATATTTTCACATCTGTATTTGCATGATATTGTTAGATTCAGTTCCGATTTTTAGTCTTGGAAGTCTGGTTAGATGAGGACACTCTTTTGGTTATGCTTTACCTGATTCTGTCCCTTGAACCAAAATCCACAGTAACTGGAACTCATTTATGATGCTCAGGTTAAAGCATGGGTTGCCAACAAAGATGCTGAAGCTTTGAAATTCGAAAAATTGCTTTTTGAGGAGGAAGAAGCTGCTCAAAAAAAGTGAGACTTTTTACCACATCAACCCATTTTGATATTCTCTCCTTTTCATGTATTTTACTGAGGTTATGGTCTATCGTCGTTGGCTCGTTGCTCCTATGTTCTGAATGACTAGTTAGGACTTGATAAAGTTGTATTTCTTATTATTTGAATGGAATAAACTGTTGAATGCTTATGGCATgattatttttggaaaaaaatattTATGTGTTCTGAAGATATGCTCCTCTGCAGTTTATACCCTTATTTACGAAGCAGATTTCTCTACAAGTAGAAAACAATTTTTAATTTTCATTTGTTTGTCCATCTTTAAAATTACGAATAAGGTAAACTCAGTGCTGCAGAGCTTGGGGATTTTGATATTTGCATCTTAATTGACAGGTCAAATAACTCAATTCATTTCAGCTAGAAGtgacttattttattatttcttggGTAAGTAGATAAAGACAGGACAGTGATATTTCTTGTAAGCAATCACCTCTAAGGGGATGGGGCAAGTTTCGCATTGGGAGAAAAGTCAACAGGAAATTGTACGTTCATTACAGTTTCCAATCTACTTCAAATGAAAAGATTAGTTAGTCAAAGATGTAAAACTTACTGCCCCAGCCAGTGACTGAGCCAGAAATTTCATCAAGGTGAttcaacttttataaaaatagGTTATATCAAGCTTGTGTTTCAAGTCAAGGTGATTCAACCTTGTATTTATCATgcattttattaatttttggcATGTAATATACATGTATGATAAGTAAATGATTTTGAGAAATGTTGTCTTAAAACACTTGGAACTTCTTATCTGAGTGAATCTTGGTTTTTCCGCTTCAATGTGGTGGAGCTATTATAGGAATTCCTTCAATTATTTCTCATGTGATATGCTAGGAAAGCTGAGCTATTAGAgaggaaaaaagtgaaaaagtgtcGACAGAAGGAACAGAAAGCAAGGGAGCAATCAAATGAGGAAAAAGGACATCTGGAGGTACCAGCTGATTGTGTTGAAGTTCCATCAGCAGAAGCAGATAGCCTTACAGGACCATCTGGTTCCTATTCCAATAATCCTGATGTACCTCTGGACGTCTCCACCAATCTTGAACTGGTTCAATTCTCTAGTAATGAAGATATGAGCGTTGAATCCCAATATAATCTCTCTCACCAACATCTGGATTCAGTTAAAGTTCAGAATGTTGAACCCCAACGCACTTCTGCCAATAGTCgacggaaaaaagtgaaaaagcgTCGACAAAAGGAACAGAAAGCAAGGGAGCAATCAAATGAGGAAAAAGGAAATCTGGAGGTACCAGCTGATTGTGTTGAAGTTCCATCGGCAGAAGCAGATAGCCTTCCAGGACCATCTGGTTCCTATTCTAATAATCCTGATGTGTCCCTGGACATCTCCACTAATCTTGAACTGGTTCAATTCTCTAGTAATGAAGATATAAGCGTTGAACCCCAATATAATCTCTCTCACCAACATCTGGATTCGGTTAAAGTTCAGAATGATGAACCCCAACCCACTTCTGCCAATAGTCGAtgggaaaaagtgaaaaagtcTCGACAAAAGGAACAGAAAGCAAGGGAGCAATCAAATGAGAAAAAAGGAAATCTGGAGGTACTAGCTGATTGTATTGAAGTTCTATTGGCAGAAGCAGATAGCCTTCCAGAACCATCTGATTCGTATTCTAATAATCCTGATGTATCTCTGGACGTCTCCACAAATCTTGAACTGGTTCAATTCTCCAGTAATGAAGATGTGAGTGTTGAATCCCAATATGATCTCTCTCACCAACACCTGGATTCGGTTAAAGTTCAGAATGTTGAACCCCAACCAGTGTCTGTCAATATTCGACGGCATTCTGCCAATGCTGAGTGGCAAACTCCAAAATCGCAAAGGTCTGGGCAAAATAGTAACAATCAAAATCATCAAGCAAAAGTTGTACCTTTACAGAAGCACAAGGACAGTGGTACCCCTGTTAATAGCAGTAAGATAACAAGAAAAGTTAGAGTGGAAAGTGATGATGCTTCAATACTGGAGGTGCAGAAAGAAGGAATAGGTCAGAAACACAGAAACTCTGAGGTGATGATTGGTTCTATATCTATTCCAGTGAAAGATTGCAGTACTATCCAGCAAGGAAACTGCCCTGCTGAAGCAAGAGATGATTTTGGATGCACAGAGCCTGCCATGCCTAAAAAGTGCAATATTGTCCAGAAGCCAGCTAAGCATAATGCTCTTCGGATTGGGTCAAACAGAGCAGTTGCCAAGCTTTGGAGGCCTGTGAGGCGTGAAGTTGGAACACAATATCCTGAAGAGGGTGTCATGTCTTCCAAGTTTGATGATCGGACATCAAAGGGGCAgctcggtgcactaagctcccgctatgatGATCGGACATCATTAAATGAAAATCCTTTGCATTGTCAGGTTCCTGATGGAAATGCAAATCAAGTTTTGGGATTTTCAGATATTGTGGAAAAAGCTAAAGTTTTTCTTGCTCAGAGTATGTTTTACTAGCTCTCACGTTTCTATATGCACAGCCATTCTGCTCAATTATTGTCTGCTTCTTTTTTATTCTGATTGACCTGAAATTCAATATAGGATGGAGGGAGGCCATCGCTGGGGATCATGTCGTGTATTCTCGTGACACTTTCTCAGGGCAGCCAGACGTGCCAACTAGCAGTTCAGAAGCAGCCCCAGCATCAGATTCTGAGGAACATTCCATTGTTTCCACAGCTGATGATTAGCTGGCAAAAAATGAAGTTACTTAATTCATCTTCAAGTAGAAACACTAAGGTCAAGTTTAGGCCAAAGCCTGAAAAGGGTATTAAGACAAAGTACATTCCCAAGCATAAAAAGGATAAAAGATAACTTTCTAACTCATACCCAATTGTGCAGTTCCTAACCAGTGTAGCAGAGATTCCTTTTTACCAGTGGTCTTCTGTAAGAGAGTTAAACAAAGGGGGTTTCTAGAGAAGTAGCTTGGTCCCATCCCCTCTAGTTTGAGTCAATACCAATTTTGTTGTAATGATGTAGGGTTTTCCTTTTTGGCCTCATTCGTTAATTCTTTCTGCTCACCAGATACCATGTATGTTCGGACAATGTATGGATAATCAATTGATAAAAATGATCGCGAAGATCACTGAGCAACCATTTTTGTGTTTCTTTTTCTTATTCCTATTTTGATCGGGCAACCCTCAGCCCGCCCTTCTCTCCGTTGATGTCCATACGGATATGCTTAAGCTATCTTTCCCTAAATGCTGGTTTTGGTTTGTAAGGCTTTGACCTGAACTCGAGTTTGTACACTGGCGCTTGTAGTCGTGTGAGCAACATTACCTATCTGACTCTCTTGGTGTTGGTTTAACAAAACTAAAGGAGACAAACAAGATTGCAGCAAAGAATTTGTTAATCCTTCTTTATATTGCTGCTAGTCTTATCCTTATGAAATCAAGCTTTCCATGTCTGAAAAATCAAAGAAGGATTAACAAGCAATGTCAAATTTGATGTAATACAACTGATAGCTAGGAATTAGAAGCTCAAATGTAGAAATCAAGCAATGGCCAATTCAAGGGAACTGAACTTGCAAAACTAAAAGCAACCTCATGGATGACGGTAAAATGAATGAGACCATGAGGATTATCTACAGTCTGTTTACAATGCTAAATTCAGTTTAACACCGTTATTATACAATTTGAAATGCTATTATCTTACTTCTATATCACGTAAGTTGTATATTACTATGTAATAACCTCTAATAAGCTACTGAAAAAGCTAAGGATAACCACACAGCTACTTAAGTAGAAACTAACCAGCTCAATGATACGATACGGCTCCTACATTTTTCTGCATATCAGGGTAATCTAGGAGTAGAAATGTTGGATTGGAAACCAATGTCCAAATCCTACTAAAGTTCACTAATTCTTTACAGAGACCGCTTTTATAGGACAAAAAGCCATAGATACAAAACAAGTTAGAGCAAACTCGCAGCCGCTTTTAGTTTTTTTCTCCCACATTTAACTAGCTAAAATCAACACCAAATTGTAGTCTTGCCATTAGTAAAGTACTGGAAGAACCCGCGGCAAGGCACTGTAAGCTGCTTTGGACATATATAGTATGGAACGTGCACAATTTGCTTTCTTCAATGGTTGCGTTGATCAGTTGTAGCAGAATGTGCTCAAGCTCATCGCCACCAATCAGTCCATTCGTGGACCGCTGGTTTTACCAGCTTACAGTTTTCCTTTATCAAATTCCAGGCTCAGAaatcttttcttggcatgatgaAATCTCCTTCTCTGAGCTTCAAACTGGGGGAAAATCGCCAACTGTTTTCCTTTATCAAATTGCAGGTTGGGAAATCTTTTCTTGGCATGAAATCTCCTTCTCTGAGCTTCAAACTAGGGAAAAATCGCCTACTGTTTTTgatgcagtggcggagccaggattttacCGAAGGTTGTTCAAATTTCAAAGAggtaaatatataaaaaaaaaatcgataaTGTGGAGCGAAAATTTAAGTCAAGCTACATAATATTTAGCAAGTCATAAAAGCACTGATTATAGTACTAACAATTGTATATATTAAAACTAAACGTAAAAGACAAAAAAAGAAATTGTTCTGTTGAAATCATAATCCAAATATATTATTGAATCCTACTCAAGAAGATCTATATCTTGAAATGTTCTTGTATAGACTCATTAAAAACAGTAATAAATAGCTCTTTTTTAAATTAGGCACTACAAAATCACCTAAAATTTCATTATTTATTGTGGATCATTTTAACTAtaagacttttttttttgggtacttAAGATATTTCTCTATCTAAACTTCAAATGTATAAAGAGGtattttaattagaaaaataATTACAAGACTTAATaatccaaacaaaaaaaaatgcaaaacaTAACAAAGACACTAATGGAATTCTCACCAAAATATTTACGAATAATGAAAAAGGCGTCTACATTTTGTGTCTAGTTTTTTCCTACTAATTAATActctctttgtttcaatttatgtgacactctttgaTTCTCGAGATTCAAGTTGACtaatttttaaagtaaaattgaattaaatcaactcaatattctaaaatttaaatttaaatatctaaaaattatatgaaaatactTTACattgtaattcttctcatgtcaaTATGATTAAAAAGTACATTTAATTGATGCAAGTTTTCAAAGTTATGAATTTCGAGAAGTAAAAAGCATCATATAAATTGAAAaagaattttctttttttcttatttaGATAGCACTAGAATATTTCTCTTATTGCATTCTTGCAATAACAGCACAAGAAGACGTTGACAAGATTTTTTATAGCACAGAATATGCCCTTAACAAGAATACTTTTATATTAGTGGAAAAGCTCCACTATTTATTCAATTTTGCTTAGGAAAAAATCAAGGACAAAAAATTGGAAGCCGCCAAGGTTCGAACCCGCGGGTCCGTGGGGTTCTGACCACCCTTGACCGCTGACCTCTCAAGGTGCTCtcacactactaaaaaattgTCAAAAATCGACGGGAAACCGACCCATCACGGTCCGTCAGTTTTCATAACGTCGCTTTTTGAAAACCGACAGACTGCGTCGGTTTTTCGCGACGGATTGCGTCGCTTACACAGTCCGTTGGTTTTTTAtccaataataattttttttttaaaataataatataaattttataaaaaaaaatcgacggagtccgtcggttttctagaAAATTTTCTGCATGCAATTGCTGCCTTTTCTGCAGCCATACCTGCACAAAACCAATACAAAAACCAGCACCAAAACCTGCTCAAAACCAAcactaaaatgctccaaatcaattctaaaagagttacaacacataaaatcaccctaagtaacaatcaaacacatcaaacactatctaaacatatcaaatacgatctaaatagaccttcaaagttcaaaaatatttgaaTGTCCAACCTAAAGTACTATTAACTAGTTCtacatagttttaacataagtccataaaACATAAAACATAAGTTCATTATGAAATCCAAACTAAAACATAAgtcccacgactatataaatgaatcctaaccgcttccggtttcaaatacttcttacACCGGCAACGAGAACAAGCAaacctaattaccccttcattttgaaaagggtgaagtgacattgcatgtgtgataaacttgtcaacaaattcatcatgtacacccacacaatcactattatttatatatacatccacatacgatccatctacaaaaatatacccacttATTGAGTTATAGAAACATattttaacttaagaattctaacttaaaatataacttaagaaaacacaatcccaaccaattctaactttgaattctcaataacaattctaactttaatataacttttaaaagcacaatcccaaccaattctaattttgaattctcaataacaattctaaatttaataacttatgaattctaactttaattctaaaaattgaaaagtaaatctagtcaaataaagtctacatttttgTTTAGATttatagaaatattatgacttaacaattttaactttgaaaagcacaatcacaaccaattctaactttgaattctcaataacaattctaactttaataacttatggattctaactttactATAACTTGGAAAAGTacaatcccaactaattctaactaagctaacacaaatacattgacaatgaacataaaaaataaCACAATctcaagcatatatatatatatatatatatatatatatatatatatatatatatatatatatatatatatgaaaagtaaactagtcaaataaagtttatattttttcacaaattcaacatcaataatttttaaaagcacaatcccaaccaattctaactttgaaaagcacaatcaattataactttaataacttatgattctaactttatttctaaaaattaaaaagtaaatctagtcaaataaagtctacgttttagtttagaggttatagaaatattatgacttaacaattctaactttgaaaaaagcacaatcacaaccaattctaactttgaattctcaataacaattctaactttaataacttatggattctaactttaatataacttggaaaagcacaatctcaaccaattctactaagctaacacaaatacattgacaatgaacataaaaaatagcacaatctcaagtaaatatatgtgtgtgtgtgtgtgtatatatatatatatatgaaaagtaaactaatcaaataaagtttacatttttttcacaaacTCAACGTCAATAATTTTTAAAagtacaatcccaaccaattctaactttgaattcttaataacaattctaactttaataacttatggattctaactttaatataacttttaaaagcacaatcccaaccaattctaactttgaaaaacacaatcaattctaacttttaataacttatggattttaactttatttctaaaaattaaaaagtaaatctagtcaattaaagtctacattttagtttagaggttatagaaatattatgacttaacaattctaactttgaaaagcacaatcacaaccaattctaactttgaattctcaataacaattctaactttaataatttatggattctaactttaatataacttggaaaagcacaatcccaaccaattctaactaagctaacacaaatacattgacaatgaacataaaaaatagcacaatctcaagcaaattactatattatataagagcaaatgtgaggacttttgtagtcctcacaataatttcccaatttttaaaaaactatttaattaattacttttatgtcctaattttatttatttaagtcaatttttttgttttttgtttttaaagtctacttttcaaaagctatcgaacctggggacttttgtagtcctcacaataattttcaaattttttaaaaactttttaattaattacttttaggtcctaatcttatttatttaagtcaatttttttgttttttgtttttaaagtctacttttcaaaagctatcgaacctcatacctcatttttcacgttctttgattttctgattggtgctcgatatcagcatttgagcccaattaatccagataattcacACTGcatcgcgcctattcggggggagcgcttcctccaaagatttttttccatatccatgttcgaacccctaatccctaattaagagaggagcagctccatccgctgcacaagttaaattatgtatttgtcttaaaagttcattaactatgtatagattatttatttagaactaaataacttcagaaaattaggatacataagttataatgtCAAATTTTGGTTCCAAATTTGATTTGaattaaataatttcatcaaaatggaagttaaaatattaaaggagtggaatgaaaattttgctttcatataactacccacttgtgggactacaatgggtatatggttgttgttgttgttgttgtacacttgtactaacacaaattatatttctttagttaaaatatctacttttatatcttgagtttgggcccgggcttagcacgggcctcacatgactagtatatatatatatatatgaaaagtaaactagtcaaataaagtttacattttttcgcaaattcaacatcaataatttaAGAAAGTACAataccaaccaattctaactttcaattctcaataacaattctaactttaataacttatggattctaactttaataacttatggattctaacttcaatataactttgaaaagcacaatcccaaccaattctaaaaattgaaaagtaaatctagccaaataaagtctatattttagttttgaggttatagaaatattataacttaacattctaaccttgaaaagcacaatcccaaccaattctaactttgaattctcaataacaattctaactttaataacttatggattctaactttatgtaactttgaaaagcacaatcccaaccgattcta
Encoded here:
- the LOC132639318 gene encoding uncharacterized protein LOC132639318 isoform X2 → MKAPDVTKMDEVNNSLDTSIRQTMGKEPLLSLPRTGESPAQWIQWLHSIDQPDIIQMQKCEKCSREFCSPINHRRHIRLHRKSLNSDKESREYRDLLGAFWDKLSLDEVKKVVSLQDISLKEISGSVLVHALSTALGKQGFWSLPRVYVKAGSKLLEVIQAKPASLPVTSKELFSILDDASERTFLCAGTAESVEKYVFDGEAAKIGLDSKNLVACTSFLFEQKLVKAWVANKDAEALKFEKLLFEEEEAAQKKKAELLERKKVKKCRQKEQKAREQSNEEKGHLEVPADCVEVPSAEADSLTGPSGSYSNNPDVPLDVSTNLELVQFSSNEDMSVESQYNLSHQHLDSVKVQNVEPQRTSANSRRKKVKKRRQKEQKAREQSNEEKGNLEVPADCVEVPSAEADSLPGPSGSYSNNPDVSLDISTNLELVQFSSNEDISVEPQYNLSHQHLDSVKVQNDEPQPTSANSRWEKVKKSRQKEQKAREQSNEKKGNLEVLADCIEVLLAEADSLPEPSDSYSNNPDVSLDVSTNLELVQFSSNEDVSVESQYDLSHQHLDSVKVQNVEPQPVSVNIRRHSANAEWQTPKSQRSGQNSNNQNHQAKVVPLQKHKDSGTPVNSSKITRKVRVESDDASILEVQKEGIGQKHRNSEVMIGSISIPVKDCSTIQQGNCPAEARDDFGCTEPAMPKKCNIVQKPAKHNALRIGSNRAVAKLWRPVRREVGTQYPEEGVMSSKFDDRTSKGQLGALSSRYDDRTSLNENPLHCQVPDGNANQVLGFSDIVEKAKVFLAQRWREAIAGDHVVYSRDTFSGQPDVPTSSSEAAPASDSEEHSIVSTADD
- the LOC132639318 gene encoding uncharacterized protein LOC132639318 isoform X1; amino-acid sequence: MYSRCNESTRCMKAPDVTKMDEVNNSLDTSIRQTMGKEPLLSLPRTGESPAQWIQWLHSIDQPDIIQMQKCEKCSREFCSPINHRRHIRLHRKSLNSDKESREYRDLLGAFWDKLSLDEVKKVVSLQDISLKEISGSVLVHALSTALGKQGFWSLPRVYVKAGSKLLEVIQAKPASLPVTSKELFSILDDASERTFLCAGTAESVEKYVFDGEAAKIGLDSKNLVACTSFLFEQKLVKAWVANKDAEALKFEKLLFEEEEAAQKKKAELLERKKVKKCRQKEQKAREQSNEEKGHLEVPADCVEVPSAEADSLTGPSGSYSNNPDVPLDVSTNLELVQFSSNEDMSVESQYNLSHQHLDSVKVQNVEPQRTSANSRRKKVKKRRQKEQKAREQSNEEKGNLEVPADCVEVPSAEADSLPGPSGSYSNNPDVSLDISTNLELVQFSSNEDISVEPQYNLSHQHLDSVKVQNDEPQPTSANSRWEKVKKSRQKEQKAREQSNEKKGNLEVLADCIEVLLAEADSLPEPSDSYSNNPDVSLDVSTNLELVQFSSNEDVSVESQYDLSHQHLDSVKVQNVEPQPVSVNIRRHSANAEWQTPKSQRSGQNSNNQNHQAKVVPLQKHKDSGTPVNSSKITRKVRVESDDASILEVQKEGIGQKHRNSEVMIGSISIPVKDCSTIQQGNCPAEARDDFGCTEPAMPKKCNIVQKPAKHNALRIGSNRAVAKLWRPVRREVGTQYPEEGVMSSKFDDRTSKGQLGALSSRYDDRTSLNENPLHCQVPDGNANQVLGFSDIVEKAKVFLAQRWREAIAGDHVVYSRDTFSGQPDVPTSSSEAAPASDSEEHSIVSTADD